The segment AAAAGAACATGATGATTATGTCAAGCTTTGAAGGAAGCAAGAAGGTATATGTAGAGGGGTCACGTCCAGATATTTTAGTGCCTATGCGTGAAATTGCATTAAGTCCGACAACTGGTAGCTTTGGGGATGAGGAGAATGCGCCAGTGCGAGTATATGATACGAGTGGGCCCTATACAGACCCAAATTATCAGGTAGATATTACAAAAGGGTTGCCAGCTTTACGACGTACATGGATACAAGGGCGTGAGGATGTTGAGGAATATGAGGGACGTACGATTAAACCAGAGGATAATGGTTTTCGCCATGCAGACGATCCACGCATGCAAGAAAACGTCTTCCCTAAATTGACAAGAAAGCCTTTACGTGCAAAAAGGGGGGGAAATGTTACACAGCTTCACTATGCACGACAAGGAATCATTACACCTGAAATGGAGTTTGTGGCGATACGTGAAAATATGGACCCAGAATTTATTCGTTCAGAGATTGCAGCAGGACGAGCTATTATGCCTTCTAATATTAATCATCCTGAGGCTGAGCCAATGATTATTGGGCGCAATTTTCATGTAAAGGTTAATGCAAACATTGGCAATTCTGCTGTATCATCCTCAATTGCAGAAGAGGTTGAAAAAATGACATGGGCAACACGCTGGGGTGCTGATACAATTATGGACCTATCGACTGGTAAGCATATTCACACAACACGAGAATGGATTATTCGAAATGCTGCTGTACCAGTTGGCACAGTACCAATTTATCAGGCGTTGGAAAAAGTAAACGGTGTGGCAGAGGATTTAACATGGGAAGTTTATCGTGATACGCTTATTGAACAAGCTGAACAGGGTGTTGATTACTTCACGATCCATGCAGGCGTGCTATTGCGCTACGTACCACTTACAGCAAGTCGTGTAACAGGCATTGTGTCACGCGGTGGTTCGATTATGGCGCAATGGTGTTTATATCATCATCAGGAAAATTTCCTTTACACACATTTTGAGGAAATCTGTGAAATTATGAAAGCCTATGATGTTGCTTTTTCATTAGGGGATGGTTTACGCCCAGGCTCCATAGCTGATGCCAACGATGAGGCACAATTTGCAGAGCTTGAAACATTAGGGGAATTAACGCAAATTGCTTGGCAGCATGATGTTCAGGTGATGGTAGAGGGGCCAGGTCATGTACCGATGCATCTGATTAAAGAAAATATGGATAAGCAATTAGCGGTTTGTAAGGAAGCCCCCTTCTATACATTAGGGCCACTAACAACAGATATTGCTCCTGGTTATGATCATATTACATCGGCTATTGGCGCAGCAATGATCGGTTGGTTTGGCACAGCGATGCTCTGCTATGTGACGCCGAAGGAACATCTTGGCTTACCGAATCGTGAGGATGTTCGAGTAGGGGTTATTACTTATAAAATCGCTGCACATGCGGCAGATTTAGCAAAAGGACACCCAGGTGCACAACAACGAGATGATGCGCTATCAAAAGCACGCTTTGAATTCCGCTGGCGAGATCAATTCAATTTATCATTAGACCCTGAGCGTGCAGTAGAATATCATGATGAAACCTTGCCAGCAGAGGGAGCAAAGACGGCACACTTTTGCTCGATGTGTGGACCTAAATTCTGTAGTATGCGAATTTCACAGGATATTCGTAACTATGCGAAAGAAAAGGAGCTAACGGCAACGGAGGCTATCCATCAAGGTATGAAGGAAAAGGCAGAAGAGTTTCAAAAAGCGGGCAGTCAGATTTATCAATAATGAAAGGGAGCTTGCGTCAACTTTGTTTGACACAAGCCTTTTTCATATAAAAAAGCTCCATGTGAATATATTATTCACATGGAGTAAAAGTTGGATTTGGATATCAATAATAAGTGGAATTTTAAACGTTTGTTGTTTGCTGAACATATGGATTTGTAAGGTCCATACCATCTAATGAAAGACCCATTGCTTTTGCAACACCTTCACCATATGCTGGGTCAGCTAAATAGCAGTGAAGAATATGACGGCGTTTAATAAATTCTTCAACAGAAGCCATATCATTCGCTGTATTTTCGAATAAACGTTGTTGCTCTTCAGCAGTCATTAAACGGAATAGCTTGCCTGGCTGCTCAAAGTAGTTATTATCATCTTCACGGAAATCATGAATACCTGCATGACCATCAATGCGTAATTCAGGTTCTTTATAGTCTAAGTTATGCTCCCATTCACCGTAGCTATTTGGCTCATAACCTAAAGTTGAACCAAGGTTGCCATCAAAACGCATAGCGCCATCACGATGGAATGTACGGAATGGACATTTTGGTGCGTTAACAGGTAGCATATAGTGATTTACACCAAGACGGTAGCGTTGTGCATCAGCATATGCAAAGATACGACCTTGTAGCATTTTATCTGGTGAGAAGCTAATACCAGGAATAATGTTAGATGGTGCAAATGCAGCTTGCTCTACCTCTGCAAAATAGTTGTCTGGGTTTTTATTTAACTCAAACTCCCCTACAGGAATTAATGGGAAGTCTTTTTTATACCAAACCTTTGTTAAATCGAATGGGTTATATGGTAATTCACGAGCTTGTTCCTCAGTCATTACCTGAATATACATTTTCCATTTAGGGAAATCACCTTTTTCGATAGCTTCATATAAATCACGTTGTGAAGACTCACGATCTTGACCAATGATTTCATTAGCCTCAGCACCTGTTAGGTTTTTAATGCCTTGCTCTGTACGGAAATGGAATTTCACCCATACACGCTCGTTATCAGCATTAATAAAGCTATACGTATGAGAGCCAAAACCATGCATATTGCGATAACCAGCTGGAATACCACGATCAGACATAACGATTGTTACTTGATGAAGAGCCTCTGGTAATGAAGTCCAGAAATCCCAGTTAGAATTAGCATTTTTCATGTTTGTACGTGGGTCGCGCTTTACCACGTGGTTTAAATCTGTAAAGTGTAGTGGGTCACGGAAGAAGAATACAGGTGTATTGTTTCCTACTAAGTCCCAGTTACCTTCCTCTGTATAGAATTTAAGTGCAAAGCCGCGAATATCACGCTCAGCATCTGCAGCACCACGTTCACCAGCAACTGTAGAGAAGCGAGCGAACATTTCTGTTTTCTTACCAATCTCTGAGAATATTTTTGCCTTTGTATACTTTGTAATATCATGCGTTACAGTGAATGTACCGAATGCGCCAGAACCTTTTGCGTGCATGCGACGCTCAGGAATTACTTCACGGTTGAAGTTCGCTAACTTTTCAACCAACCATACATCTTGAAGTAAAAGAGGGCCACGTGGACCTGCTGACATAGAGTCATGGTTACTTACTACTGGAGCACCACCTGCTGTTGTAAAGCGACGGCTGCGATCATTTGCGTTTGTCATATTAGTTTACCTCCTGAAAAAAATGTGAGTCAAACTCTTCGTATATAACTATAACAAATATAAACTAGAATTGCTAGTACATTATAATAATTATCGTTAAAGAATTTATATATTTAAAGATAAAGTATAATTATATGTAGAGAACAGAAGCTTTATACATACATAGGTAAAGTCAAAACAAGCAGCGGCAATGGACATTGTTTTAATTCCTATATATAGTTTCTACCTTATTTAAGGCATTTTTAAACATCCTACTAAAAAGATTTATCTTGGTTCAGCAAATTCTTTTTGTATCGAAAGTGAAGCGACAAATCTTTTTTGCGCGAAAGTGAAGTGTCAGATGCTTTATGTACCAAAAGCATTAGCGACAGGTACAATTACACTAGGACGTAATTGATAAGTATTGCAAAATGATATTGAAAATAGAATAGACTAATTGAAAATTATTGAAAGCGCTATTATTTCGTTTTACGATAGCGATTAGGTGTAATCCCAACGTGCTGTTTAAATATTTTAATAAAATAATTGGGGTCATCAAAGCCATTTAATTGGGCAATTTCACTAATCGCAAAATCTGTTTCGATAAGCATTTTTGTAGCATGCTGAATTCTTAGCTGTTGTAAATAACGCTTAAATGGTAAGCCCTGCTTCTTTGAAAAAATGGTACTTAAATAATTAGGACTAATGCCAAGCTGCTGTGCAACATATGGTAGAGATAGCGTACTATTTTTAAATTGCTGGTCAATAATCTCTAACGCAAGCTCAACATAGTCTGCTCTTTTTTCCATACGAGCTTCACGTGCCAATTCAATTAAGCTTTGAGTAAAGGCAATAATGCCATTAAGAATTGTATACAATATAGGATGCTCAATAATTAAATGAAAGAGCTGACGATAGTTTTGTTCCACAACTGCTTTTTCATGCAATTTATATTTCAGCATAAAGCGTCGAATTTGCGCCAAAACACTTGTAAGATGGATGCGTAGGTCATCCTGCTCATAATAGACGCCCTCATTCGCCAAACGATATAAAAATGCTTTTACAGCTCCGATATTGCTATCCTCTAAGCTGCTTATTAATAATTGCTGCTCCTCGGGCGTTAATAAAGGATCGAAAGGCTGTGCTTCAAATTGCTTGCTAGCATAAAAGATTTGCCCAAAGCCCTCGTAAAAGCTTTGATAGAGTGCACGTGTTGTTGAGATATACATATTTTTAATGGTTGTAGGTGTACCATCATAGATGCCTATATTTAAAGAGCTATTACTCATCACGTGCCACTCTTTCATTAATGTACGCATATCCTTTTCCACCATTTTGAGATTATTTGTTTGAAAAAGGCAGACAATTTTCTCTGATAATGGATAGCTTTTCATATAAAAATGAATCGGTGTTTGTTGCAGCCAATTATAGAGCCTAGAAAAGGTGTCGGCATGTTCAGGCTCAATCATTGTAAAGATAATATCGGTTTCGATAGCATTAGGCGTATGATCTAAAAATAATTGATAGTAAAAGCTTTCGTTTGTAGTTTCTTGAATGTGCTCCATAAACTGTGGTGTGCGAAGTGAGATAGCTGTAAGCTGCTGCTTTAATACCTCTAAATCAATAGGCTTTACAAAAAGATGCGCTACTTGTAACTCAATTGCCTTTAATGCATTTTTAAATAACGGTTCAGCTGTCATAGCTAAAGTTGCAATAGATAGCTTTTGTACATCACGATAAAGAGCGGTTAAATGCTGACTTGACAATAAATCAATATTGACGAGAATGGCATCAGGCTTAAATTGCCGAATGCTTTGAGATACCTCTGAGGTAATTGTGCATATTTCAATAACAATATCGCCCGGAAAATATGTATGTAAAAACCATTTTATTCCTGCTAGCTCTGTAGAATCTTTGTCAAATAATAGCAGCCTCATGTTAATCACCTTTCCTTAAAATATTCTAGTTTTATATAAAAATACGATTATATTATTAAAAATAACATAAAAATCTGAAAAAAATCATATTTCCTCTTTTAAAATTCTCTATATTCCGAAAAAGGGAGTTAGTACAATGTAAATAGAGTAATTGATTATTTTTAAATGCATGTGAAAGCGCTTAATAAAAATTTTTATATAGCCATATAAGAAACAGGGGGATGTCATGTGAAGTCAATCATCGAGCTTGATGGCAATACATTAACAAGACAGCAAGTTGAACAAATCGTAAAGGGAGATGCAACGGTTGCACTTTCTGCGGAGAGCGTAGCACGTATTCGCTTAAGCAGAGAGCGTATTGAAAAACGTTTAGCAGAAGGACAAACGATTTATGGTGTTAATACAGGCTTTGGCAAGCTAAGCAATATCAAAATTGACGATGAGGATATCGAGCTTCTACAGTTAAATTTATTACGCTCAGATGCAACGGGTGTTGGTGAGCCGTTTCCAACAGATGTTGTGCGGGCGATGATGGTATTACGTGCGAATGCTTTAGCAAGAGGATTTTCAGGTATATGTGAGGACACGGTACAGCTATTAATAGCTTGTATTAATAAAGGAGTCCATCCTATTGTGCCTTCACAAGGTTCAGTTGGGGCGAGTGGCGATTTAGCGCCATTATCACATTTAGCCTTAGTGCTAGTAGGGGAAGGTAAGGCAGAGTTTAGCGGGCAGGTGATGATGGGCAGTGAAGCATTGCAGCAGGCAGGACTTTCGCCTGTTCGACTTCAGGCTAAGGAAGGCTTGGCACTTGTAAATGGAACACAAGCAATGACTGGTATTGGTGTACTAACGGTAAATGAAGCTGAGCGCATTGGACTTGCTGCGGATATGGCGGCTAGTTTAACGCTTGAAGCATTAAAAGGAATTACATCGGCATTTGATCCAGCACTTTTAGCGGTAAGACCACACCCAGAATTAGAGCTTGTTGGTGGTCGTATTCGCAAGTGGCTTGAGGGCAGTAAGCGTGTCACAAAACAAGGAGAAATTCGTATGCAAGATGCGTATTCACTGCGCTGTATTCCGCAAGTACATGGAGCCTCTTGGCAATCATTTTTCTATGCAGAAGGTCGTGTACAAACAGAAATGAATGCGACAACGGATAATCCCATTGTTTTAGAAAATGGCGAGGTGCTATCAGGTGGGCATTTCCATGGTCAGCCAATTGCTTTAGCAATGGACTTTTTAAAAGTTGGTGTTAGTGAATGGGCAAATATTTCAGAGCGCCGTACAGAACGCATGGTCAATCCGCAATTAAATGAAGGATTACCACCATTCTTAGCAACAAATCCTGGCATTGAATGTGGGCTTATGATTGCGCAGTATACAGCAGCGTCCATTGTGTCAGAAAATAAAGTGCTGGCACATCCATCTAGTGTTGATTCAATTCCTACATCTGGTAACCAAGAGGATCACGTTAGTATGGGCACAACTTCGGCTCGTCAAGTACGACAAATTGTTCATAATGCGGCTCGTGTTATAGCAATTGAGATGATTTGTGCGTCACAGGCAATTTATTTAGATAAGGCAGAAGAGCAACTAGCTCCAGCAACACGCCAATATTTAGAGAAGGTACGTGAACACTGTCCACCATTATTAGCAGATCAACCAATCGGTGATGAGATTGAAGCACTAGCGAAATATTTATTAGAGAGCAATGATTTAGTGACATTATCCAAATAATATTAAAGGGGATGGGCGTATGAAAACAACAACAAATATTCGTGCACCAAGGGGAAATACATTAACATGCAAGGGCTGGACACAGGAAGCGGCACTGCGTATGCTGATGAACAATTTAGACCCTGAGGTGGCAGAAAATCCAGATGAGCTAATTGTTTATGGAGGTATTGGTAAGGCTGCGCGCAATTGGGAATGCTATGAGCAAATCATTACCTCGTTAAAGGAATTAGAAAATGATGAAACATTGCTTGTTCAATCAGGAAAGCCTGTAGCAGTATTCCGTACACATGAGCATGCGCCACGTGTATTAATTGCTAATTCAAACCTAGTACCAGCATGGGCAAACTGGGAGCATTTCTATGAATTAGAGGATAGAGATTTAATGATGTATGGACAAATGACTGCGGGTAGCTGGATTTATATTGGTGCTCAAGGCATTTTGCAGGGCACATATTTATCATTTGTAGAAGCAGGAAAGAAAGTATTTGGCACAGCGGATTTACGTGGTAAATTCATCCTTACAGGTGGTATGGGTGGTATGAGTGGTGCACAGC is part of the Lysinibacillus sp. FSL K6-0232 genome and harbors:
- the thiC gene encoding phosphomethylpyrimidine synthase ThiC, whose protein sequence is MSEISEKNMMIMSSFEGSKKVYVEGSRPDILVPMREIALSPTTGSFGDEENAPVRVYDTSGPYTDPNYQVDITKGLPALRRTWIQGREDVEEYEGRTIKPEDNGFRHADDPRMQENVFPKLTRKPLRAKRGGNVTQLHYARQGIITPEMEFVAIRENMDPEFIRSEIAAGRAIMPSNINHPEAEPMIIGRNFHVKVNANIGNSAVSSSIAEEVEKMTWATRWGADTIMDLSTGKHIHTTREWIIRNAAVPVGTVPIYQALEKVNGVAEDLTWEVYRDTLIEQAEQGVDYFTIHAGVLLRYVPLTASRVTGIVSRGGSIMAQWCLYHHQENFLYTHFEEICEIMKAYDVAFSLGDGLRPGSIADANDEAQFAELETLGELTQIAWQHDVQVMVEGPGHVPMHLIKENMDKQLAVCKEAPFYTLGPLTTDIAPGYDHITSAIGAAMIGWFGTAMLCYVTPKEHLGLPNREDVRVGVITYKIAAHAADLAKGHPGAQQRDDALSKARFEFRWRDQFNLSLDPERAVEYHDETLPAEGAKTAHFCSMCGPKFCSMRISQDIRNYAKEKELTATEAIHQGMKEKAEEFQKAGSQIYQ
- a CDS encoding catalase, whose translation is MTNANDRSRRFTTAGGAPVVSNHDSMSAGPRGPLLLQDVWLVEKLANFNREVIPERRMHAKGSGAFGTFTVTHDITKYTKAKIFSEIGKKTEMFARFSTVAGERGAADAERDIRGFALKFYTEEGNWDLVGNNTPVFFFRDPLHFTDLNHVVKRDPRTNMKNANSNWDFWTSLPEALHQVTIVMSDRGIPAGYRNMHGFGSHTYSFINADNERVWVKFHFRTEQGIKNLTGAEANEIIGQDRESSQRDLYEAIEKGDFPKWKMYIQVMTEEQARELPYNPFDLTKVWYKKDFPLIPVGEFELNKNPDNYFAEVEQAAFAPSNIIPGISFSPDKMLQGRIFAYADAQRYRLGVNHYMLPVNAPKCPFRTFHRDGAMRFDGNLGSTLGYEPNSYGEWEHNLDYKEPELRIDGHAGIHDFREDDNNYFEQPGKLFRLMTAEEQQRLFENTANDMASVEEFIKRRHILHCYLADPAYGEGVAKAMGLSLDGMDLTNPYVQQTTNV
- the hutH gene encoding histidine ammonia-lyase → MKSIIELDGNTLTRQQVEQIVKGDATVALSAESVARIRLSRERIEKRLAEGQTIYGVNTGFGKLSNIKIDDEDIELLQLNLLRSDATGVGEPFPTDVVRAMMVLRANALARGFSGICEDTVQLLIACINKGVHPIVPSQGSVGASGDLAPLSHLALVLVGEGKAEFSGQVMMGSEALQQAGLSPVRLQAKEGLALVNGTQAMTGIGVLTVNEAERIGLAADMAASLTLEALKGITSAFDPALLAVRPHPELELVGGRIRKWLEGSKRVTKQGEIRMQDAYSLRCIPQVHGASWQSFFYAEGRVQTEMNATTDNPIVLENGEVLSGGHFHGQPIALAMDFLKVGVSEWANISERRTERMVNPQLNEGLPPFLATNPGIECGLMIAQYTAASIVSENKVLAHPSSVDSIPTSGNQEDHVSMGTTSARQVRQIVHNAARVIAIEMICASQAIYLDKAEEQLAPATRQYLEKVREHCPPLLADQPIGDEIEALAKYLLESNDLVTLSK
- a CDS encoding helix-turn-helix transcriptional regulator, translated to MRLLLFDKDSTELAGIKWFLHTYFPGDIVIEICTITSEVSQSIRQFKPDAILVNIDLLSSQHLTALYRDVQKLSIATLAMTAEPLFKNALKAIELQVAHLFVKPIDLEVLKQQLTAISLRTPQFMEHIQETTNESFYYQLFLDHTPNAIETDIIFTMIEPEHADTFSRLYNWLQQTPIHFYMKSYPLSEKIVCLFQTNNLKMVEKDMRTLMKEWHVMSNSSLNIGIYDGTPTTIKNMYISTTRALYQSFYEGFGQIFYASKQFEAQPFDPLLTPEEQQLLISSLEDSNIGAVKAFLYRLANEGVYYEQDDLRIHLTSVLAQIRRFMLKYKLHEKAVVEQNYRQLFHLIIEHPILYTILNGIIAFTQSLIELAREARMEKRADYVELALEIIDQQFKNSTLSLPYVAQQLGISPNYLSTIFSKKQGLPFKRYLQQLRIQHATKMLIETDFAISEIAQLNGFDDPNYFIKIFKQHVGITPNRYRKTK